One genomic window of Desulfuromonas sp. AOP6 includes the following:
- a CDS encoding M23 family metallopeptidase, with protein sequence MQLDQVAFAWSTNGRFATFPAFTRNLQLEFSVKKSSLLFLLLLIAFGAGAFYYFRDTTAPTVTLSPDSGAIAPVRPLELRLEDTGTGIRDLTVTLLQQGGATPLMSKSFPAGTTTIREDLSLAAANLSEGPFDIVITVGDHAVYHFGKGNRAEQSFSFSFDRTPPLATVISTGHNFVQGGSALVTFRLAEEVSKAGIVVADRFIPAHRQSSGFYACLVPFPNDLPEKDFVPRIQAVDLAGNEAMTGIFYRAKEQTFRQRRINIDDRFLQAKTPEFKALVPEAGTPVDIFLAVNRDLRQSNREKLVGFAGQTSATPLWEGAFLRQPQSATLALFGDRRSYYYNDQKIDSQIHLGIDLASVVQAPVHAANTGRVVFAGYLGIYGQCVIIDHGLGLQTLYGHLSKIDVAEAENVSKNQIIGNTGLTGMAGGDHLHFGIVVAGVPVNPIEWWDAQWLKNNVDSRLSAP encoded by the coding sequence GTGCAGCTCGATCAGGTCGCCTTTGCCTGGTCAACCAATGGTCGCTTTGCCACCTTTCCCGCCTTCACCCGCAACCTGCAACTGGAGTTTTCCGTGAAAAAGTCGTCTTTGCTCTTTCTTCTGCTTCTGATCGCCTTTGGCGCCGGGGCTTTTTACTACTTTCGCGACACCACCGCCCCGACGGTGACCCTCTCACCCGACAGCGGCGCCATCGCACCCGTCCGCCCCCTGGAGCTGCGCCTTGAAGACACCGGCACCGGCATCAGGGACCTGACCGTCACCCTGCTCCAGCAGGGAGGGGCCACGCCCCTGATGAGTAAAAGTTTTCCCGCCGGCACGACCACGATCCGGGAGGATTTGAGTCTCGCCGCCGCCAACCTGTCGGAAGGGCCTTTCGATATCGTGATTACCGTCGGGGATCACGCGGTCTATCATTTCGGCAAGGGCAACCGGGCAGAGCAGAGTTTCTCTTTTTCCTTTGACCGGACTCCGCCCCTGGCCACCGTCATCAGCACCGGGCACAATTTCGTGCAGGGCGGCTCGGCCCTGGTCACCTTTCGGCTCGCCGAAGAGGTCAGCAAGGCCGGCATTGTCGTTGCCGATCGTTTCATACCTGCCCACCGCCAGAGTTCGGGATTCTATGCCTGCCTCGTGCCTTTTCCCAACGATCTGCCCGAAAAGGATTTTGTCCCTCGCATACAGGCTGTTGACCTGGCCGGGAACGAAGCGATGACCGGCATCTTTTACCGGGCCAAGGAACAGACCTTCCGTCAGCGACGGATCAACATCGACGACCGTTTTCTTCAGGCTAAAACCCCTGAGTTCAAAGCCCTGGTGCCCGAGGCCGGCACACCGGTGGACATTTTCCTGGCCGTCAACCGGGACCTGCGTCAGAGCAATCGGGAAAAACTTGTCGGGTTCGCCGGGCAGACCTCCGCCACCCCCTTGTGGGAAGGGGCTTTTCTGCGCCAGCCCCAGTCGGCGACCCTGGCCCTTTTTGGTGACCGCCGCAGCTACTATTACAACGACCAGAAGATTGACAGCCAGATTCACCTCGGCATCGACCTGGCCTCCGTGGTTCAGGCACCTGTCCATGCCGCCAACACGGGGCGGGTCGTCTTTGCGGGCTACCTGGGAATCTACGGCCAGTGCGTGATCATCGACCACGGGCTCGGCTTGCAGACCCTGTATGGCCATCTGAGCAAAATTGACGTGGCCGAGGCTGAAAACGTGAGCAAAAACCAGATTATCGGCAATACGGGTCTGACTGGCATGGCGGGAGGGGATCATCTGCACTTCGGCATTGTAGTTGCCGGCGTGCCGGTTAACCCGATCGAGTGGTGGGACGCTCAGTGGCTTAAGAACAACGTCGACTCACGCCTGTCGGCTCCCTGA
- a CDS encoding PilZ domain-containing protein — MEQETTDQPVREKADPRTNLRSPLIALRVRMDDGQKSFFGYTKNISRSGIFIGTVNPREPGSQFRVEIPLPSPLNRTIECTCEVVWKRHYTKGAPYEPGMGLKFTDLPDDLANNIAEWVDSQEG, encoded by the coding sequence ATGGAACAGGAAACAACCGATCAACCGGTACGGGAAAAGGCTGACCCGAGAACAAACCTGCGCTCCCCCTTGATCGCCCTGCGCGTTCGCATGGACGATGGACAGAAGTCTTTTTTTGGCTACACCAAGAACATCAGCCGCAGCGGCATTTTTATTGGCACCGTCAATCCTCGGGAACCCGGCAGTCAATTCCGGGTGGAGATCCCCCTGCCTTCGCCCCTGAACCGGACGATCGAGTGCACCTGCGAAGTCGTTTGGAAGCGCCACTATACCAAAGGCGCCCCCTACGAGCCTGGCATGGGCCTCAAGTTTACCGATCTGCCGGACGACCTCGCCAACAACATCGCCGAGTGGGTCGACAGCCAGGAAGGATAG
- a CDS encoding U32 family peptidase, whose product MFFSSNRKTLDEPVTSPTLPAARTRPELLSPAGSLEAFFAAMEAGADAVYAGLRDFSARAKARNFSLGDMERMLAYAHGQGRKVYVTLNTLVKETELPQLVDTLSALEAMGIDAVILQDLAVWRLAREHFPDLELHSSTQMTVHNVAGVRMLERMGFSRAVLARELSLEEIAGIRAQTSMELEHFIHGALCFCFSGQCYFSSYLGGKSGNRGRCAQPCRRRYRYRQQDGYYFSTNDLSAIDLLPELTDAGIISLKIEGRMKSAEYVSNVVSAYRMALDAAPAQRAEAVRQAKEHLKASFGRNPTKGFLPGGIPHDIAIPSVKGATGRFLGEVSQVRGGTISFKTRDRLHIGDRLRVQPKTDKAGTAFTIKELFQGQRPVKKVSAGVFVSAPSPFENTFKVGDAVFKVSSEQAFTLSEAACRRKLEQALPVPERIDLEVTLAECHLILRARVGDLDFEKSYAVETFAAEESPLSRQTLETVFAKSGQEPFLLGELATGELPPVIIPPSQLKQIRRDFYQQLSQTLRRERQAQQNRRRQAALAALLPASQPAQERRQFTLGLRDPRDIGLLLDPEVDRVMLPLTLSHVNQLRLGKGLAGKEDRIIWDIPFVLLGNQWNDTRKAIRILVSRGFSHFSLGNLGHFPLFDGFDGLHLHTSYRLFSLNSQAILAWRELGAEEVSLYIEDDRDNLAQLLARDTGVPAAATVYTRVPLITSRIPIRSVRADQPVVSDRGDTYRVDQRGGLTVLASNVDFSLLGQLDVLQSLGCHRFIVDLSHLGPHSPEGKKVLQVLKKGGEVPGTSSFNFEQGLE is encoded by the coding sequence TTGTTTTTTTCCAGCAACCGCAAGACCTTGGATGAACCTGTGACCTCACCGACTTTGCCCGCCGCCAGAACCAGACCCGAGCTCTTGTCCCCCGCCGGCAGCCTGGAAGCTTTTTTTGCCGCCATGGAAGCGGGCGCGGACGCCGTCTATGCTGGCCTGCGCGATTTTTCCGCCCGTGCCAAGGCGCGCAATTTCAGCCTCGGCGACATGGAGAGGATGCTGGCCTACGCCCACGGACAGGGCCGCAAGGTCTATGTCACCCTCAACACCCTGGTCAAAGAGACGGAACTGCCGCAGCTTGTCGACACCCTGAGCGCCCTGGAGGCCATGGGCATCGACGCCGTCATCCTGCAGGATCTCGCCGTGTGGCGTCTGGCCCGCGAGCACTTTCCCGATCTGGAACTGCACTCCTCCACCCAGATGACGGTACACAACGTCGCCGGCGTCCGCATGCTCGAGCGCATGGGCTTTTCGCGGGCGGTGCTGGCCCGCGAGCTGAGCCTTGAGGAGATTGCCGGCATCCGCGCCCAGACCAGCATGGAACTGGAGCACTTCATCCATGGCGCCCTCTGCTTCTGCTTTTCAGGTCAGTGTTATTTCTCCTCCTACCTCGGCGGCAAGAGCGGCAACCGCGGGCGCTGCGCTCAGCCTTGCCGACGCCGCTACCGCTATCGCCAGCAGGACGGCTATTACTTTTCCACCAACGATCTCTCCGCCATCGATCTGTTGCCGGAACTCACCGACGCCGGCATCATCAGCCTGAAGATCGAGGGGCGCATGAAGAGCGCCGAATACGTCTCCAACGTGGTGTCCGCCTACCGCATGGCCCTGGACGCGGCCCCCGCCCAGCGGGCCGAAGCGGTGCGCCAGGCCAAAGAGCATCTCAAGGCCTCTTTCGGCCGCAACCCCACCAAGGGCTTTCTGCCTGGCGGCATCCCGCACGACATCGCCATTCCCTCGGTCAAGGGGGCAACGGGCCGCTTTCTCGGCGAAGTCAGCCAGGTCAGGGGGGGAACCATTTCCTTCAAGACCCGCGACCGTCTCCATATCGGCGACCGCCTGCGCGTCCAGCCGAAAACGGACAAGGCGGGAACAGCCTTCACCATCAAGGAGCTTTTTCAGGGACAGCGCCCCGTCAAGAAAGTGTCCGCCGGCGTCTTTGTCTCCGCTCCCTCCCCTTTTGAAAACACTTTCAAGGTGGGGGACGCCGTCTTCAAGGTTTCTTCCGAGCAGGCATTCACCCTGAGCGAAGCGGCCTGCCGCCGCAAACTGGAGCAGGCCCTCCCTGTTCCCGAAAGAATCGACCTGGAGGTCACTCTCGCCGAATGCCATCTGATCCTGCGGGCCAGGGTCGGGGATCTTGACTTTGAGAAGAGCTACGCCGTCGAAACCTTTGCCGCCGAAGAAAGTCCCCTCAGCCGCCAGACTCTGGAGACCGTTTTCGCCAAAAGCGGCCAGGAACCTTTCCTGCTGGGCGAACTTGCCACCGGCGAGCTGCCCCCGGTGATCATTCCGCCCAGTCAGCTCAAGCAGATCCGCCGCGATTTTTATCAGCAACTCTCGCAGACGCTGCGCCGCGAACGCCAGGCCCAGCAGAACCGGCGGCGGCAAGCCGCCCTTGCCGCCCTGCTACCGGCCAGCCAGCCTGCGCAGGAACGGCGCCAGTTCACTCTGGGTTTGCGGGACCCGCGGGACATCGGCTTGCTCCTCGACCCGGAGGTGGACCGTGTCATGCTGCCACTGACCCTGTCCCATGTGAACCAGCTACGCCTCGGCAAGGGACTGGCCGGCAAAGAAGACCGCATTATCTGGGATATCCCTTTTGTGCTGCTGGGGAATCAGTGGAACGACACACGCAAGGCTATCCGAATTCTGGTCAGCCGCGGCTTCAGCCATTTCAGCCTGGGCAATCTCGGGCATTTCCCTCTTTTTGACGGGTTCGACGGCCTGCATCTGCACACCAGCTACCGCCTCTTCAGCCTGAACAGCCAGGCCATCCTGGCCTGGCGTGAGCTGGGCGCCGAGGAAGTGTCCCTCTATATCGAGGACGACAGGGACAACCTGGCCCAACTGCTGGCGCGGGATACGGGGGTTCCGGCCGCCGCCACGGTCTATACCCGCGTCCCCCTCATCACGTCACGCATTCCGATCCGCTCGGTGCGGGCTGACCAGCCGGTGGTTTCCGACCGCGGCGATACCTACCGGGTTGACCAGCGCGGCGGCCTCACGGTCCTTGCCTCCAATGTTGATTTCTCGCTTCTCGGGCAGCTGGATGTTCTGCAGTCCCTGGGCTGCCATCGTTTTATCGTCGACCTCTCCCATCTGGGACCCCATTCCCCCGAAGGCAAAAAAGTGCTGCAGGTCCTCAAAAAGGGGGGTGAAGTGCCGGGAACCTCTTCCTTCAACTTCGAGCAGGGCCTGGAATAG
- the miaA gene encoding tRNA (adenosine(37)-N6)-dimethylallyltransferase MiaA: MPFNLIVILGPTASGKTRLGVEVARALGGEILSADSRQVYTGMDIGTGKDLQEYGEVPYHLIDLVPPGHEFNVFEFQRRFYQAFVDISERGALPILVGGTGLYLDAVLRGYRLVEVPENPVLRRQLAGFPTEALQQRLLALRPQQHNSTDLEDRDRLIRAIEIAEGELAAAAELPPPPDIRPLIFGVRWPREVLRQRITRRLRERLEQGLIEEVEGLRLAGVPFETLEFYGLEYRFVAQFLQGELRRNDMVQKLNSAIHQFAKRQETWFRRMERQGTAIHWVDGGETATAAILQRIGDAGV; encoded by the coding sequence ATGCCCTTCAATCTCATCGTCATCCTTGGCCCTACGGCTTCGGGCAAAACCCGCTTGGGCGTCGAAGTAGCGCGCGCCCTCGGCGGCGAAATCCTCTCCGCCGACTCGCGTCAGGTTTATACCGGCATGGATATCGGTACCGGCAAGGACCTGCAGGAGTACGGCGAGGTTCCCTACCATCTGATCGACCTGGTGCCGCCCGGTCATGAGTTCAACGTTTTCGAATTTCAGCGGCGCTTCTACCAGGCCTTTGTCGACATCAGCGAGCGAGGCGCCCTGCCGATCCTCGTCGGCGGCACGGGCCTCTATCTCGACGCCGTCCTGCGGGGCTACCGTCTGGTCGAAGTCCCTGAAAATCCGGTTCTGCGTCGGCAGCTGGCCGGCTTTCCGACCGAGGCCCTGCAACAGCGGCTGCTTGCGTTGCGGCCTCAGCAGCATAACAGCACCGACCTGGAGGATCGCGATCGCCTGATCCGGGCCATCGAAATCGCCGAAGGGGAGCTGGCCGCTGCCGCCGAGTTGCCGCCGCCACCCGACATCCGCCCCCTGATCTTTGGCGTGCGCTGGCCGCGGGAAGTGCTGCGGCAGCGCATCACCCGACGACTGCGGGAACGGCTGGAGCAGGGGCTGATCGAAGAAGTCGAAGGTCTGCGACTGGCGGGCGTTCCCTTCGAGACGCTGGAGTTTTACGGCCTTGAATACCGCTTTGTCGCCCAATTCCTCCAGGGGGAACTGCGCCGCAACGATATGGTGCAGAAACTCAACAGCGCCATCCATCAGTTCGCCAAACGGCAGGAGACCTGGTTCCGCCGCATGGAGCGGCAGGGGACGGCCATTCACTGGGTCGATGGCGGCGAGACCGCCACCGCAGCTATCCTCCAGCGGATCGGAGATGCCGGGGTATGA
- the radC gene encoding DNA repair protein RadC, with protein MHQIKNWPADERPREKLLHKGPEALSDAELLALILRTGDASSRCSALDHARQLLARFSTLRTMAQASVTELCELKGIGPAKAAELKAVFELARRFAAAPLQPGEKFSCAEEVFQHFHERLRDRKKEVFLTVLLDSKNRVIREIQVSEGSLSASIVHPREVFAPVVRESAAALLLVHNHPSGDPSPSREDLEITSRLRSAGELMGVRVLDHIIIGNGTYVSLADRGLMS; from the coding sequence ATGCACCAGATCAAAAATTGGCCCGCCGACGAGCGGCCACGGGAAAAGCTTCTGCACAAAGGGCCCGAAGCTCTCAGCGATGCCGAACTTCTCGCCCTCATCCTGCGCACCGGCGACGCTTCGAGCCGCTGCAGCGCCCTTGACCACGCCCGCCAGCTGCTGGCGCGTTTTTCCACATTACGCACCATGGCCCAGGCTTCGGTGACGGAGTTGTGTGAGCTCAAGGGGATCGGGCCGGCCAAGGCGGCGGAGCTCAAGGCCGTCTTCGAACTGGCCCGCCGCTTCGCCGCGGCGCCTTTGCAGCCGGGAGAAAAATTCAGCTGCGCCGAGGAGGTCTTTCAGCATTTTCACGAGCGGCTGCGGGACCGGAAGAAGGAGGTCTTTCTGACGGTGCTGCTTGACAGCAAGAACCGGGTCATTCGTGAAATACAGGTCTCGGAAGGGAGCCTCTCCGCCAGCATCGTCCACCCCCGCGAGGTCTTCGCCCCGGTGGTGCGGGAATCGGCGGCAGCCCTTCTGCTCGTGCACAACCACCCCTCCGGCGACCCTTCCCCGAGCCGGGAGGATCTCGAAATTACCAGCCGCCTCCGTAGCGCCGGCGAACTCATGGGGGTCAGGGTGCTCGATCACATCATCATCGGCAACGGCACCTATGTCAGCTTGGCCGACCGCGGCCTCATGTCCTGA
- a CDS encoding glycosyltransferase family 2 protein, producing the protein MIPAGLARYLRSRGIDGPWELEGAVGRRFAGAVVIPALAEGDTLFDTLASLAAATPPPQPWLTIVVVNNSRQTAPHRQQVNSDDLARLRHSAGVFKGLPLAWVDAATAGRELADKDGVGMARKIGFDLALSRLDYEGAVPLLTSLDADTLVRSDYFLALHRHFRQTKTGAAVIPFCHQPAANAEAQGAIDHYELYLHHYALGLELASSPYAFWTIGSAMAFRAGDYARMGGMNRRQAGEDFYFLQQMAKTAGVARLRGTEVYPSSRASDRTPFGTGPTVGRLLAGEPEAVRFYHPDCFRLLARWLALAKTAPAAASADLLARARALSADLGDFLEARAFGLVWERLQRNHPREDAFLRAFHGWFDGLKTLQLIHFLSDRQYGRLQPREALPPLLVWAGLPPVEQTTAQLQALRRHAYGPTA; encoded by the coding sequence ATGATTCCAGCCGGCCTTGCCCGCTATCTGCGCAGCCGGGGCATTGACGGGCCCTGGGAACTGGAAGGGGCGGTCGGCCGCCGCTTTGCCGGCGCGGTCGTCATCCCTGCCCTGGCCGAAGGGGACACCCTCTTCGACACCCTGGCCAGCCTGGCCGCCGCGACACCACCGCCGCAGCCCTGGCTGACTATCGTCGTCGTCAACAACAGTCGCCAGACCGCCCCTCATCGCCAACAGGTCAACAGCGACGACCTGGCGCGTCTGCGCCATAGCGCTGGGGTTTTCAAGGGGCTGCCATTGGCCTGGGTCGATGCCGCCACGGCCGGCCGGGAGCTGGCCGACAAGGATGGCGTTGGCATGGCCCGCAAGATCGGCTTTGATTTGGCCCTCTCCCGCCTGGATTATGAAGGCGCCGTTCCCCTGCTGACCTCCCTTGACGCCGACACCCTGGTGCGGTCCGATTACTTCCTCGCCCTGCACCGGCATTTCCGCCAGACCAAAACCGGGGCCGCTGTCATTCCTTTTTGCCACCAGCCCGCTGCCAACGCAGAGGCACAGGGGGCCATCGATCACTACGAACTTTACCTGCACCACTATGCCCTTGGACTTGAGCTGGCCTCCTCCCCCTATGCTTTCTGGACCATTGGCAGCGCCATGGCCTTTCGCGCCGGCGACTATGCCCGCATGGGTGGCATGAACCGCCGCCAGGCCGGCGAAGATTTCTATTTTCTGCAGCAGATGGCCAAAACCGCCGGCGTGGCTCGTCTGCGCGGGACCGAGGTGTATCCCTCCTCCCGCGCCTCCGACCGCACCCCTTTCGGCACCGGACCGACGGTCGGTCGCCTGCTGGCCGGCGAGCCGGAGGCCGTGCGCTTCTACCACCCCGACTGCTTTCGTCTGCTGGCCCGTTGGCTGGCACTGGCCAAAACCGCACCGGCAGCGGCGTCGGCTGATCTGCTTGCCCGGGCCCGGGCTCTTTCCGCCGACCTCGGTGATTTTCTGGAGGCCAGGGCCTTCGGCCTGGTCTGGGAGCGCCTGCAACGCAATCATCCCCGGGAAGATGCTTTTCTGCGGGCTTTTCACGGCTGGTTCGACGGGCTGAAAACCCTGCAACTGATCCATTTTCTGAGCGATCGCCAATACGGCCGCCTCCAGCCCCGGGAAGCCCTGCCTCCCTTGCTGGTATGGGCTGGACTGCCCCCCGTCGAGCAAACCACGGCCCAGCTCCAGGCCCTGAGGCGTCATGCCTACGGACCCACGGCCTGA